One region of Labrus bergylta chromosome 23, fLabBer1.1, whole genome shotgun sequence genomic DNA includes:
- the LOC109987646 gene encoding uncharacterized protein isoform X1: MARYRDPHLPLSSLHLLIPPLRLMSACLWQVALERNVDKYDKLADYITLVTEIVPDLLSDKQRIQLILGLRARIIVELLTKADPVDCKAVEEHLNLFQKSCNQKGQDRQVKISKSAFVKQVQTLLKDKYEKDTFIKEVFPELYGARFDTVLQILVWEFLYRLEEFLPVPSFSKVSSFIDLSSFDSRFEQFFCDQDDLKKILQHQKQRKKLTKSEFSFMSDTILSTLASKQTSEGHIEGVPDETGGDSTDEETNEETDDSSVELEPSNSQWQGRGLSPLTNSPCSEEGDDDNANSLLPQSIRSSHPVSYKTQNSEDLSANTAGVQESGSTGGFKLNLASTLKDIADLTCPVCYKTFHRPKVARRHLKVAHPSQVFRCDKCDMTFQTKSRLDTHLDAHSNEKPYVCSQCGKRLSCPKVLKTHMRLHTGERPYACKFCDKKFDQKYGLTQHIRLHKGERLYLCSHCGKTFTFKGALRVHTRLHTGERPYRCKECGEGYITFQKLKNHQTIHTGERPHSCPQCGKSFRHDSGLRRHLLIHTGEKPYKCVICDKRFNLASNLRKHVKSHKTTKNVNAPTE, encoded by the exons ATGGCCAGATATCGAG ATCCTCacctccctctgtcctctctccacCTCCTGATTCCTCCACTGAGGTTGATGTCAGCCTGTTTGTGGCAAGTGGCGCTAGAGCGAAATGTAGACAAGTATGACAAACTGGCTGATTACATTACATTGGTGACAGAGATTGTCCCAGATCTTCTGAGCGACAAGCAAAGGATTCAGCTCATCCTGGGACTGAGAGCGAGG ATCATTGTGGAGTTATTAACAAAGGCAGATCCAGTTGACTGTAAAGCTGTTGAGGAACACCTCAACCTTTTCCAAAAGAGCTGCAATCAAAAA GGTCAAGATCGACAGGTCAAGATATCAAAGTCTGCATTTGTGAAGCAGGTTCAGACATTACTCAAGGATAAATATGAAAAGGATACATTTATTAAA GAGGTGTTTCCAGAGCTGTATGGAGCCCGGTTTGACACAGTGTTGCAGATCCTTGTGTGGGAGTTCCTCTACCGGCTGGAAGAATTCCTCCCAGTACCAAGTTTTTCAAAG GTGTCCTCCTTTATTGACCTGTCCTCCTTTGACTCCCGGTTTGAGCAGTTTTTCTGTGACCAAGATGATCTGAAGAAGATCCTGCAGCATCAGAAGCAGCGAAAAAAGTTGACGAAAA gTGAATTCTCCTTCATGTCAGACACTATCCTGTCCACACTGGCATCTAAACAGACATCAGAAGGTCACATTGAAGGTGTACCAGATGAAACAGGTGGAGACAGCACCGATGAAGAGACTAATGAAGAGACTGATGACAGTTCAGTTGAACTAGAGCCTTCAAACTCTCAGTGGCAGGGCAGAGGGCTGTCACCGCTTACTAACTCTCCATGTTCTGAAGAGGGTGATGATG ATAATGCCAACAGCCTGCTCCCTCAAAGCATCAGAAGTTCCCATCCAGTGTCTTACAAGACACAGAACTCAGAAGATCTCTCAGCAAACACTGCAGGAGTCCAGGAGAGCGGCAGCACTGGAGGATTTAAGCTAAACTTAGCTTCCACTTTAAAGGACATCGCAGACCTCACCTGTCCTGTATGTTACAAAACGTTTCATCGACCAAAAGTTGCGAGACGTCATTTAAAAGTTGCACACCCGTCTCAGGTGTTTCGCTGTGATAAATGCGACATGACTTTTCAGACTAAGAGTCGTCTAGACACACACCTGGACGCTCACTCCAACGAGAAGCCGTACGTTTGTTCCCAATGTGGCAAACGGCTCTCGTGTCCAAAAGTGCTGAAAACGCACATGCGACTTCACACCGGGGAACGTCCGTATGCATGCAAGTTCTGTGACAAGAAATTTGACCAGAAGTATGGCCTGACGCAGCACATCAGACTGCACAAAGGAGAGAGGCTGTACCTGTGCAGTCACTGTGGGAAAACGTTTACATTCAAGGGGGCTCTGCGGGTCCACACTCGGCTGCACACAGGTGAGAGGCCGTATCGCTGCAAGGAGTGTGGAGAAGGCTACATAACATTCCAGAAACTCAAAAATCATCAAACCATCCACACAGGGGAGCGTCCACATTCCTGCCCCCAGTGTGGCAAGAGTTTCCGACA
- the LOC109987646 gene encoding uncharacterized protein isoform X2, translating to MARYRDPHLPLSSLHLLIPPLRLMSACLWQVALERNVDKYDKLADYITLVTEIVPDLLSDKQRIQLILGLRARIIVELLTKADPVDCKAVEEHLNLFQKSCNQKGQDRQVKISKSAFVKQVQTLLKDKYEKDTFIKEVFPELYGARFDTVLQILVWEFLYRLEEFLPVPSFSKFFCDQDDLKKILQHQKQRKKLTKSEFSFMSDTILSTLASKQTSEGHIEGVPDETGGDSTDEETNEETDDSSVELEPSNSQWQGRGLSPLTNSPCSEEGDDDNANSLLPQSIRSSHPVSYKTQNSEDLSANTAGVQESGSTGGFKLNLASTLKDIADLTCPVCYKTFHRPKVARRHLKVAHPSQVFRCDKCDMTFQTKSRLDTHLDAHSNEKPYVCSQCGKRLSCPKVLKTHMRLHTGERPYACKFCDKKFDQKYGLTQHIRLHKGERLYLCSHCGKTFTFKGALRVHTRLHTGERPYRCKECGEGYITFQKLKNHQTIHTGERPHSCPQCGKSFRHDSGLRRHLLIHTGEKPYKCVICDKRFNLASNLRKHVKSHKTTKNVNAPTE from the exons ATGGCCAGATATCGAG ATCCTCacctccctctgtcctctctccacCTCCTGATTCCTCCACTGAGGTTGATGTCAGCCTGTTTGTGGCAAGTGGCGCTAGAGCGAAATGTAGACAAGTATGACAAACTGGCTGATTACATTACATTGGTGACAGAGATTGTCCCAGATCTTCTGAGCGACAAGCAAAGGATTCAGCTCATCCTGGGACTGAGAGCGAGG ATCATTGTGGAGTTATTAACAAAGGCAGATCCAGTTGACTGTAAAGCTGTTGAGGAACACCTCAACCTTTTCCAAAAGAGCTGCAATCAAAAA GGTCAAGATCGACAGGTCAAGATATCAAAGTCTGCATTTGTGAAGCAGGTTCAGACATTACTCAAGGATAAATATGAAAAGGATACATTTATTAAA GAGGTGTTTCCAGAGCTGTATGGAGCCCGGTTTGACACAGTGTTGCAGATCCTTGTGTGGGAGTTCCTCTACCGGCTGGAAGAATTCCTCCCAGTACCAAGTTTTTCAAAG TTTTTCTGTGACCAAGATGATCTGAAGAAGATCCTGCAGCATCAGAAGCAGCGAAAAAAGTTGACGAAAA gTGAATTCTCCTTCATGTCAGACACTATCCTGTCCACACTGGCATCTAAACAGACATCAGAAGGTCACATTGAAGGTGTACCAGATGAAACAGGTGGAGACAGCACCGATGAAGAGACTAATGAAGAGACTGATGACAGTTCAGTTGAACTAGAGCCTTCAAACTCTCAGTGGCAGGGCAGAGGGCTGTCACCGCTTACTAACTCTCCATGTTCTGAAGAGGGTGATGATG ATAATGCCAACAGCCTGCTCCCTCAAAGCATCAGAAGTTCCCATCCAGTGTCTTACAAGACACAGAACTCAGAAGATCTCTCAGCAAACACTGCAGGAGTCCAGGAGAGCGGCAGCACTGGAGGATTTAAGCTAAACTTAGCTTCCACTTTAAAGGACATCGCAGACCTCACCTGTCCTGTATGTTACAAAACGTTTCATCGACCAAAAGTTGCGAGACGTCATTTAAAAGTTGCACACCCGTCTCAGGTGTTTCGCTGTGATAAATGCGACATGACTTTTCAGACTAAGAGTCGTCTAGACACACACCTGGACGCTCACTCCAACGAGAAGCCGTACGTTTGTTCCCAATGTGGCAAACGGCTCTCGTGTCCAAAAGTGCTGAAAACGCACATGCGACTTCACACCGGGGAACGTCCGTATGCATGCAAGTTCTGTGACAAGAAATTTGACCAGAAGTATGGCCTGACGCAGCACATCAGACTGCACAAAGGAGAGAGGCTGTACCTGTGCAGTCACTGTGGGAAAACGTTTACATTCAAGGGGGCTCTGCGGGTCCACACTCGGCTGCACACAGGTGAGAGGCCGTATCGCTGCAAGGAGTGTGGAGAAGGCTACATAACATTCCAGAAACTCAAAAATCATCAAACCATCCACACAGGGGAGCGTCCACATTCCTGCCCCCAGTGTGGCAAGAGTTTCCGACA